The Labrus mixtus chromosome 16, fLabMix1.1, whole genome shotgun sequence genome window below encodes:
- the trim46b gene encoding tripartite motif-containing 46b isoform X2 produces the protein MAPRFQVKSNMKSLERELHCSVCKDIVKQPVVLPCQHSVCLMCASEVLVANGYPPPDLPPEPNSPASTPNMRSPRQARRPTPKHEQRPIDRVLRAGPHPPSPSMPRSPGYGSYPGRRRKEGPPLVMLFPCVPCGRDVELGEKGLTDCLRNLTLERIVERYRHTVSLGSVAVMCQFCKPPQALEATKGCADCRSNFCNECFKLYHPWGTPRAQHEHILPTLNFRPKVLTCPEHDQEKLQFYCRSCQRLLCPLCKLRRVHTGHKVLPVAQAYQALKEKITKEMNYILSNQDTVLGQITQLESSITQTEVNSVSAREQLAQSIRDLTAALAERHASLTQALEAARQKRGEALAAQVAERRGLMEHAGLMAFTQELLKETDQPCFVQAARQTHNRLSKGIENLQHFTLAADPSFRHFQLDVSKELKLLTDLNFIQAPQAPVIDTQRTLAYDQLFLCWRLPPESAPAWHFSVEYRRRGVVPGGASRGGIRGGLSAARWGWQRMDEVTGSSAVIDRLEMDSVYVLRVRGCNKAGYGEYSEEVYLHTPPAPVLNFYLDSRWGLHADRLVVSKEQRCARSVPGLSLLQAADHALTSCHLTSDLLVGDVAITQGRHYWACSVEPGSYLVKVGVGLESKLQEWFHLPQDMASPRYDPDSGHDSGAEDALDSAPPFCFLTMGMGKIYLPQHSYHHNNNNHGNGVRDPISNGPSSPTGVTYPLPPRLGVCLDFEKGRVTFYDAHSLRPLWEGHVDCSGPVCPAFCFIGGGALQLQELVANRNADQTPVRRVTIQPRASNLNNN, from the exons ATGGCGCCCAGATTCCAGGTGAAG TCCAACATGAAGAGCCTGGAGCGTGAGCTGCACTGTTCTGTGTGTAAGGACATCGTCAAACAGCCTGTGGTCCTGCCATGCCAGCACAGCGTCTGCCTCATGTGTGCCTCCGAGGTCTTAGTGGCCAACGGCTACCCTCCTCCAGACCTCCCCCCTGAGCCAAACTCCCCGGCCTCCACCCCCAACATGCGCTCACCCCGTCAGGCCCGCAGGCCTACACCCAAACATGAGCAGAGACCTATCGACCGCGTGCTGCGGGCAG GTCCCCACCCACCTTCCCCATCCATGCCCCGGTCTCCTGGATATGGGTCGTATCCAGGACGACGCCGCAAGGAGGGCCCACCCCTGGTGATGCTGTTCCCCTGTGTCCCCTGCGGCAGAGACGTGGAGCTGGGAGAGAAGGGCCTCACCGACTGTCTGCGCAACCTCACCTTAGAGCGGATAGTAGAGAG gtacagacacacagtgagtcTGGGAAGTGTGGCGGTCATGTGTCAGTTCTGTAAGCCTCCTCAGGCTCTGGAGGCCACTAAAGGCTGCGCCGACTGCAGGTCCAATTTCTGCAACGAGTGTTTCAAGCTGTATCATCCATGGGGGACGCCACGggcacaacatgaacacatcctGCCCACACTCAACTTCAGACCAAAG gttctGACTTGTCCAGAGCACGACCAAGAGAAACTACAGTTCTACTGTCGCTCGTGTCAGCGGCTGCTCTGCCCGCTCTGCAAACTGCGCCGCGTCCACACGGGACACAAAGTCCTCCCTGTGGCCCAGGCATACCAGGCCCTGAAG GAGAAGATTACTAAAGAGATGAACTACATTCTGTCCAACCAGGACACAGTTCTGGGTCAGATTACCCAGCTGGAGAGTTCCATCACACAGACTGAG GTAAACAGCGTATCAGCCAGAGAGCAGCTGGCTCAGAGCATCAGGGATCTGACGGCTGCGTTGGCCGAGCGCCACGCTTCGCTTACCCAGGCTCTGGAGGCAGCGCGGCAGAAACGAGGCGAGGCGTTAGCTGCTCAAGTGGCAGAACGGCGGGGCCTGATGGAACACGCGGGGCTCATGGCGTTTACCCAGGAGCTTCTGAAGGAAACAGACCAGCCCTGTTTTGTACAGGCTGCTCGCCAGACTCATAACAg GTTGAGCAAGGGGATTGAGAATCTGCAGCATTTCACTCTGGCTGCTGATCCATCCTTCAGACACTTCCAGCTGGACGTCTCCAAAGAACTCAAACTCCTGACAGATTTGAACTTCATCCAGG CTCCCCAGGCTCCAGTGATCGATACCCAGCGTACCCTGGCCTACGACCAGCTCTTCCTGTGCTGGCGACTGCCCCCAGAGTCCGCCCCTGCCTGGCACTTCTCCGTCGAGTACCGCCGTCGCGGTGTGGTACCAGGAGGTGCGTCTAGAGGCGGGATTAGAGGAGGATTGTCGGCCGCCCGCTGGGGCTGGCAGCGCATGGATGAAGTGACTGGGAGCAgcgctgtgattgacaggctgGAGATGGACAGCGTGTATGTGCTGCGGGTGAGAGGCTGCAACAAGGCGGGCTACGGGGAGTATAGTGAGGAGGTGTACCTGCACACCCCACCTGCACCAG tgttaaacttctACCTGGACTCTCGCTGGGGTCTCCACGCAGACCGGCTGGTGGTCAGTAAAGAGCAGCGCTGTGCTCGTAGCGTGCCCGGCCTCTCTTTGCTGCAGGCCGCCGACCACgccctcacttcctgtcacctGACCTCAGACCTCCTTGTAGGGGATGTGGCTATTACACAAGGAAGGCACTACTGGGCATGCTCGGTGGAGCCAGGCTCTTACCTTGTGAAG GTTGGCGTTGGTTTGGAATCTAAACTGCAGGAGTGGTTTCACCTACCACAAGACATGGCGAGTCCACG CTATGATCCAGACAGCGGCCATGACAGTGGAGCAGAAGACGCTCTGGACTCTGCTCCACCTTTCTGCTTCCTCACTATGGGGATGGGGAAGATCTACCTGCCCCAGCACAGctaccaccacaacaacaataaccACGGCAACGGTGTCAGAGACCCCATCAGCAACGGCCCCTCCTCGCCTACAGGCGTCACCTACCCGCTGCCGCCCAGGCTAGGCGTGTGCCTTGACTTTGAGAAGGGTCGGGTCACTTTTTACGACGCCCACTCTCTGCGACCTTTGTGGGAAGGTCACGTGGATTGCTCCGGCCCCGTGTGTCCTGCTTTCTGTTTTATCGGTGGAGGGGCGCTACAGCTACAGGAGCTGGTAGCCAATCGCAACGCAGATCAGACCCCGGTAAGGAGGGTAACCATCCAACCACGGGCCTCTAATTTGAATAACAACTGA
- the trim46b gene encoding tripartite motif-containing 46b isoform X1: MMKTGGSYFLKMAEMDLKTATSTMEALVRISSNMKSLERELHCSVCKDIVKQPVVLPCQHSVCLMCASEVLVANGYPPPDLPPEPNSPASTPNMRSPRQARRPTPKHEQRPIDRVLRAGPHPPSPSMPRSPGYGSYPGRRRKEGPPLVMLFPCVPCGRDVELGEKGLTDCLRNLTLERIVERYRHTVSLGSVAVMCQFCKPPQALEATKGCADCRSNFCNECFKLYHPWGTPRAQHEHILPTLNFRPKVLTCPEHDQEKLQFYCRSCQRLLCPLCKLRRVHTGHKVLPVAQAYQALKEKITKEMNYILSNQDTVLGQITQLESSITQTEVNSVSAREQLAQSIRDLTAALAERHASLTQALEAARQKRGEALAAQVAERRGLMEHAGLMAFTQELLKETDQPCFVQAARQTHNRLSKGIENLQHFTLAADPSFRHFQLDVSKELKLLTDLNFIQAPQAPVIDTQRTLAYDQLFLCWRLPPESAPAWHFSVEYRRRGVVPGGASRGGIRGGLSAARWGWQRMDEVTGSSAVIDRLEMDSVYVLRVRGCNKAGYGEYSEEVYLHTPPAPVLNFYLDSRWGLHADRLVVSKEQRCARSVPGLSLLQAADHALTSCHLTSDLLVGDVAITQGRHYWACSVEPGSYLVKVGVGLESKLQEWFHLPQDMASPRYDPDSGHDSGAEDALDSAPPFCFLTMGMGKIYLPQHSYHHNNNNHGNGVRDPISNGPSSPTGVTYPLPPRLGVCLDFEKGRVTFYDAHSLRPLWEGHVDCSGPVCPAFCFIGGGALQLQELVANRNADQTPVRRVTIQPRASNLNNN, translated from the exons TCCAACATGAAGAGCCTGGAGCGTGAGCTGCACTGTTCTGTGTGTAAGGACATCGTCAAACAGCCTGTGGTCCTGCCATGCCAGCACAGCGTCTGCCTCATGTGTGCCTCCGAGGTCTTAGTGGCCAACGGCTACCCTCCTCCAGACCTCCCCCCTGAGCCAAACTCCCCGGCCTCCACCCCCAACATGCGCTCACCCCGTCAGGCCCGCAGGCCTACACCCAAACATGAGCAGAGACCTATCGACCGCGTGCTGCGGGCAG GTCCCCACCCACCTTCCCCATCCATGCCCCGGTCTCCTGGATATGGGTCGTATCCAGGACGACGCCGCAAGGAGGGCCCACCCCTGGTGATGCTGTTCCCCTGTGTCCCCTGCGGCAGAGACGTGGAGCTGGGAGAGAAGGGCCTCACCGACTGTCTGCGCAACCTCACCTTAGAGCGGATAGTAGAGAG gtacagacacacagtgagtcTGGGAAGTGTGGCGGTCATGTGTCAGTTCTGTAAGCCTCCTCAGGCTCTGGAGGCCACTAAAGGCTGCGCCGACTGCAGGTCCAATTTCTGCAACGAGTGTTTCAAGCTGTATCATCCATGGGGGACGCCACGggcacaacatgaacacatcctGCCCACACTCAACTTCAGACCAAAG gttctGACTTGTCCAGAGCACGACCAAGAGAAACTACAGTTCTACTGTCGCTCGTGTCAGCGGCTGCTCTGCCCGCTCTGCAAACTGCGCCGCGTCCACACGGGACACAAAGTCCTCCCTGTGGCCCAGGCATACCAGGCCCTGAAG GAGAAGATTACTAAAGAGATGAACTACATTCTGTCCAACCAGGACACAGTTCTGGGTCAGATTACCCAGCTGGAGAGTTCCATCACACAGACTGAG GTAAACAGCGTATCAGCCAGAGAGCAGCTGGCTCAGAGCATCAGGGATCTGACGGCTGCGTTGGCCGAGCGCCACGCTTCGCTTACCCAGGCTCTGGAGGCAGCGCGGCAGAAACGAGGCGAGGCGTTAGCTGCTCAAGTGGCAGAACGGCGGGGCCTGATGGAACACGCGGGGCTCATGGCGTTTACCCAGGAGCTTCTGAAGGAAACAGACCAGCCCTGTTTTGTACAGGCTGCTCGCCAGACTCATAACAg GTTGAGCAAGGGGATTGAGAATCTGCAGCATTTCACTCTGGCTGCTGATCCATCCTTCAGACACTTCCAGCTGGACGTCTCCAAAGAACTCAAACTCCTGACAGATTTGAACTTCATCCAGG CTCCCCAGGCTCCAGTGATCGATACCCAGCGTACCCTGGCCTACGACCAGCTCTTCCTGTGCTGGCGACTGCCCCCAGAGTCCGCCCCTGCCTGGCACTTCTCCGTCGAGTACCGCCGTCGCGGTGTGGTACCAGGAGGTGCGTCTAGAGGCGGGATTAGAGGAGGATTGTCGGCCGCCCGCTGGGGCTGGCAGCGCATGGATGAAGTGACTGGGAGCAgcgctgtgattgacaggctgGAGATGGACAGCGTGTATGTGCTGCGGGTGAGAGGCTGCAACAAGGCGGGCTACGGGGAGTATAGTGAGGAGGTGTACCTGCACACCCCACCTGCACCAG tgttaaacttctACCTGGACTCTCGCTGGGGTCTCCACGCAGACCGGCTGGTGGTCAGTAAAGAGCAGCGCTGTGCTCGTAGCGTGCCCGGCCTCTCTTTGCTGCAGGCCGCCGACCACgccctcacttcctgtcacctGACCTCAGACCTCCTTGTAGGGGATGTGGCTATTACACAAGGAAGGCACTACTGGGCATGCTCGGTGGAGCCAGGCTCTTACCTTGTGAAG GTTGGCGTTGGTTTGGAATCTAAACTGCAGGAGTGGTTTCACCTACCACAAGACATGGCGAGTCCACG CTATGATCCAGACAGCGGCCATGACAGTGGAGCAGAAGACGCTCTGGACTCTGCTCCACCTTTCTGCTTCCTCACTATGGGGATGGGGAAGATCTACCTGCCCCAGCACAGctaccaccacaacaacaataaccACGGCAACGGTGTCAGAGACCCCATCAGCAACGGCCCCTCCTCGCCTACAGGCGTCACCTACCCGCTGCCGCCCAGGCTAGGCGTGTGCCTTGACTTTGAGAAGGGTCGGGTCACTTTTTACGACGCCCACTCTCTGCGACCTTTGTGGGAAGGTCACGTGGATTGCTCCGGCCCCGTGTGTCCTGCTTTCTGTTTTATCGGTGGAGGGGCGCTACAGCTACAGGAGCTGGTAGCCAATCGCAACGCAGATCAGACCCCGGTAAGGAGGGTAACCATCCAACCACGGGCCTCTAATTTGAATAACAACTGA